In Bos mutus isolate GX-2022 chromosome 10, NWIPB_WYAK_1.1, whole genome shotgun sequence, a single window of DNA contains:
- the AFG2B gene encoding ATPase family gene 2 protein homolog B isoform X2, with protein sequence MAPDSGSFPEGPPLKLLPVDTRDRGTQRCRLGPTALRALGAHLGSAVKISLPDGGSCLCTAWPRRDGADGFVQLDPQCTSPGSAVGAPGSGGIINLNRLRLVPCPPLRSLAVWPELREQAGASGAPSPAAVLEAVQELLRNRPVSQGHVVAAPPGAPGPVAALHIVSGAPSPNPAGLVTPRTHISLSEVPPSEEEPQPEVPLGGLSEAADSLRELLRLPLRYPRALASLGLEVPRGVLLAGPPGVGKTQLVRAVARETGAELLAVSAPALQGARPGETEENVRRIFKRARELASRRPTLLFLDEVDALCPRRGGPHQAPESRVVAQVLTLLDGIGEDREVVVVGSTNRPDALDPALRRPGRFDREVVIGTPTLRQRKAILQVITSKMPISGQVDLNLLAEMTVGYVGADLTALCREAAMQALLHSEKNQDNPTIDETDFLEAFKKIRPSSFRSVIGVTDIKPVGWEQIGGLEDVKLKLKQSIEWPLKFPREFVRMGLTQPKGVLLYGPPGCAKTTLVRALATSCCCSFVSVSGADLFSPFVGDSEKILSQVFRQARANTPAIVFLDEIDSILGSRSISRTECNVQDRVLSVLLNELDGVGLKTIERRGSKSDQHEFQEIFNSNVIVVAATNRPDVLDDALLRPGRLDKIIYIPPPDEKGRLSILKVCTKNTPMGPDVSLEKVAAETCFFSGADLGNLCKEAALLALQENGLEVTTVKQEHFLESLKTVKPSLSHKDLTLYKNLFQKKEFSILEDI encoded by the exons ATGGCTCCGGACTCGGGTTCCTTTCCGGAAGGACCTCCCTTAAAGCTGCTACCCGTAGATACTAGGGATCGGGGCACCCAGCGCTGTCGTCTGGGCCCTACCGCCCTCCGCGCCTTAGGCGCCCACCTGGGCTCGGCGGTGAAGATCTCGCTGCCTGACGGTGGCTCCTGCCTGTGCACCGCCTGGCCGCGGCGGGATGGAGCGGACGGCTTTGTGCAGCTGGACCCGCAGTGCACGAGCCCGGGGTCGGCAGTGGGGGCGCCGGGGTCTGGGGGGATTATTAACCTGAACCGACTCCGCTTAGTGCCCTGCCCGCCCCTTCGGAGCCTCGCGGTGTGGCCGGAGTTGAGGGAGCAAGCGGGCGCGTCCGGTGCCCCGAGTCCAGCCGCGGTGCTGGAGGCGGTGCAGGAGCTGCTGAGGAACCGTCCAGTCTCTCAGGGCCACGTGGTGGCCGCTCCTCCAGGCGCTCCGGGTCCAGTGGCCGCCCTGCACATCGTTAGCGGGGCGCCCAGCCCGAATCCTGCTGGGTTGGTCACCCCTCGCACCCACATCAGTCTGAGCGAGGTGCCTCCGTCGGAGGAGGAGCCGCAGCCCGAGGTGCCCCTGGGGGGCCTTTCGGAGGCGGCCGACTCGCTGCGGGAGCTCCTCCGCCTGCCGCTCCGCTACCCCCGCGCCTTGGCCTCGCTGGGGCTAGAAGTGCCACGCGGGGTGCTCTTGGCCGGCCCCCCGGGAGTGGGCAAGACCCAGCTAGTGCGGGCAGTGGCCCGGGAGACGGGCGCGGAGCTGCTGGCGGTGAGCGCCCCAGCGCTGCAGGGCGCCCGGCCCGGGGAGACGGAGGAAAATGTGCGGCGGATCTTCAAGCGCGCCCGGGAGCTGGCCAGCCGCCGTCCCACCCTCCTCTTCCTGGACGAGGTGGACGCCCTGTGTCCCCGGCGGGGCGGCCCACACCAAGCCCCCGAGAGCCGCGTGGTGGCCCAGGTGTTGACGCTGCTGGACGGCATCGGTGAGGACCGCGAGGTGGTGGTTGTGGGATCCACCAACCGGCCGGATGCTCTAGACCCAGCGCTGCGCAGACCTGGGAGGTTCGACCGAGAG GTTGTCATTGGAACTCCCACTCTtagacaaagaaaggcaattctacAAGTGATTACTTCAAAGATGCCTATCTCTGGTCAAGTTGATTTGAACCTCCTTGCAGAAATGACAGTTGGCTATGTTGGCGCAGACCTGACTGCACTCTGTAGGGAGGCTGCCATGCAGGCTCTGCTTCATAGTGAGAAG AACCAGGACAATCCGACGATTGATGAAACAGACTTCCTTGAAGCTTTTAAAAAGATCCGACCCTCATCATTTCGAAGTGTCATTGGAGTGACAGACATCAAACCTGTTGGCTGGGAGCAAATTGGTGGCCTTGAAGatgtaaaactgaaattaaagCAG AGCATTGAATGGCCTCTGAAATTCCCTCGGGAATTTGTTAGGATGGGCCTGACACAACCAAAGGGAGTTCTCCTATATGGGCCCCCTGGGTGCGCCAAAACCACGCTGGTGAGGGCCCTGGCCACCAGCTGTTGTTGCTCTTTCGTTTCAGTGAGCGGAGCTGATCTCTTCTCGCCTTTTGTTGGAGATTCAGAGAAAATCTTGTCTCAG GTATTTCGACAAGCAAGAGCAAATACACCAGCAAttgtgtttttggatgagattgaTTCAATCTTGGGCTCTCGATCAATCAGCAGAACAGAATGTAATGTTCAAGATCGTGTTCTTTCTGTTCTCCTAAATGAATTAGATGGTGTTGGATTGAAGACTAtagagagaagaggaagtaaaTCAGATCAACATG AGTTTCAAGAAATTTTCAATAGCAATGTCATCGTTGTTGCAGCAACAAATAGACCTGATGTGTTAGATGATGCCTTGTTACGGCCTGGAAGACTAGATAAGATTATTTATATTCCTCCTCCAGATGAAAAG gGAAGGCTTTCTATTCTGAAAGTCTGTACAAAAAACACGCCAATGGGGCCTGATGTTTCCTTAGAAAAGGTAGCAGCAGAAACCTGTTTTTTCTCTGGAGCTGATCTTGGAAACCTCTGCAAAGAA GCCGCCTTGCTGGCTTTGCAAGAAAATGGACTGGAAGTGACCACAGTGAAACAAGAGCACTTTCTAGAATCACTTAAGACTGTAAAACCGTCCTTAAGTCATAAGGATTTGACTTTATATAAAAActtatttcagaaaaaagaattttctatcttagaagatatttaa
- the AFG2B gene encoding ATPase family gene 2 protein homolog B isoform X3 — MAPDSGSFPEGPPLKLLPVDTRDRGTQRCRLGPTALRALGAHLGSAVKISLPDGGSCLCTAWPRRDGADGFVQLDPQCTSPGSAVGAPGSGGIINLNRLRLVPCPPLRSLAVWPELREQAGASGAPSPAAVLEAVQELLRNRPVSQGHVVAAPPGAPGPVAALHIVSGAPSPNPAGLVTPRTHISLSEVPPSEEEPQPEVPLGGLSEAADSLRELLRLPLRYPRALASLGLEVPRGVLLAGPPGVGKTQLVRAVARETGAELLAVSAPALQGARPGETEENVRRIFKRARELASRRPTLLFLDEVDALCPRRGGPHQAPESRVVAQVLTLLDGIGEDREVVVVGSTNRPDALDPALRRPGRFDREVVIGTPTLRQRKAILQVITSKMPISGQVDLNLLAEMTVGYVGADLTALCREAAMQALLHSEKNQDNPTIDETDFLEAFKKIRPSSFRSVIGVTDIKPVGWEQIGGLEDVKLKLKQSIEWPLKFPREFVRMGLTQPKGVLLYGPPGCAKTTLVRALATSCCCSFVSVSGADLFSPFVGDSEKILSQVFRQARANTPAIVFLDEIDSILGSRSISRTECNVQDRVLSVLLNELDGVGLKTIERRGSKSDQHGKCKQLEKNEESFKKFSIAMSSLLQQQIDLMC; from the exons ATGGCTCCGGACTCGGGTTCCTTTCCGGAAGGACCTCCCTTAAAGCTGCTACCCGTAGATACTAGGGATCGGGGCACCCAGCGCTGTCGTCTGGGCCCTACCGCCCTCCGCGCCTTAGGCGCCCACCTGGGCTCGGCGGTGAAGATCTCGCTGCCTGACGGTGGCTCCTGCCTGTGCACCGCCTGGCCGCGGCGGGATGGAGCGGACGGCTTTGTGCAGCTGGACCCGCAGTGCACGAGCCCGGGGTCGGCAGTGGGGGCGCCGGGGTCTGGGGGGATTATTAACCTGAACCGACTCCGCTTAGTGCCCTGCCCGCCCCTTCGGAGCCTCGCGGTGTGGCCGGAGTTGAGGGAGCAAGCGGGCGCGTCCGGTGCCCCGAGTCCAGCCGCGGTGCTGGAGGCGGTGCAGGAGCTGCTGAGGAACCGTCCAGTCTCTCAGGGCCACGTGGTGGCCGCTCCTCCAGGCGCTCCGGGTCCAGTGGCCGCCCTGCACATCGTTAGCGGGGCGCCCAGCCCGAATCCTGCTGGGTTGGTCACCCCTCGCACCCACATCAGTCTGAGCGAGGTGCCTCCGTCGGAGGAGGAGCCGCAGCCCGAGGTGCCCCTGGGGGGCCTTTCGGAGGCGGCCGACTCGCTGCGGGAGCTCCTCCGCCTGCCGCTCCGCTACCCCCGCGCCTTGGCCTCGCTGGGGCTAGAAGTGCCACGCGGGGTGCTCTTGGCCGGCCCCCCGGGAGTGGGCAAGACCCAGCTAGTGCGGGCAGTGGCCCGGGAGACGGGCGCGGAGCTGCTGGCGGTGAGCGCCCCAGCGCTGCAGGGCGCCCGGCCCGGGGAGACGGAGGAAAATGTGCGGCGGATCTTCAAGCGCGCCCGGGAGCTGGCCAGCCGCCGTCCCACCCTCCTCTTCCTGGACGAGGTGGACGCCCTGTGTCCCCGGCGGGGCGGCCCACACCAAGCCCCCGAGAGCCGCGTGGTGGCCCAGGTGTTGACGCTGCTGGACGGCATCGGTGAGGACCGCGAGGTGGTGGTTGTGGGATCCACCAACCGGCCGGATGCTCTAGACCCAGCGCTGCGCAGACCTGGGAGGTTCGACCGAGAG GTTGTCATTGGAACTCCCACTCTtagacaaagaaaggcaattctacAAGTGATTACTTCAAAGATGCCTATCTCTGGTCAAGTTGATTTGAACCTCCTTGCAGAAATGACAGTTGGCTATGTTGGCGCAGACCTGACTGCACTCTGTAGGGAGGCTGCCATGCAGGCTCTGCTTCATAGTGAGAAG AACCAGGACAATCCGACGATTGATGAAACAGACTTCCTTGAAGCTTTTAAAAAGATCCGACCCTCATCATTTCGAAGTGTCATTGGAGTGACAGACATCAAACCTGTTGGCTGGGAGCAAATTGGTGGCCTTGAAGatgtaaaactgaaattaaagCAG AGCATTGAATGGCCTCTGAAATTCCCTCGGGAATTTGTTAGGATGGGCCTGACACAACCAAAGGGAGTTCTCCTATATGGGCCCCCTGGGTGCGCCAAAACCACGCTGGTGAGGGCCCTGGCCACCAGCTGTTGTTGCTCTTTCGTTTCAGTGAGCGGAGCTGATCTCTTCTCGCCTTTTGTTGGAGATTCAGAGAAAATCTTGTCTCAG GTATTTCGACAAGCAAGAGCAAATACACCAGCAAttgtgtttttggatgagattgaTTCAATCTTGGGCTCTCGATCAATCAGCAGAACAGAATGTAATGTTCAAGATCGTGTTCTTTCTGTTCTCCTAAATGAATTAGATGGTGTTGGATTGAAGACTAtagagagaagaggaagtaaaTCAGATCAACATGGTAAATGCAAGCagctggaaaaaaatgaagag AGTTTCAAGAAATTTTCAATAGCAATGTCATCGTTGTTGCAGCAACAAATAGACCTGATGTGTTAG
- the AFG2B gene encoding ATPase family gene 2 protein homolog B isoform X1, whose protein sequence is MAPDSGSFPEGPPLKLLPVDTRDRGTQRCRLGPTALRALGAHLGSAVKISLPDGGSCLCTAWPRRDGADGFVQLDPQCTSPGSAVGAPGSGGIINLNRLRLVPCPPLRSLAVWPELREQAGASGAPSPAAVLEAVQELLRNRPVSQGHVVAAPPGAPGPVAALHIVSGAPSPNPAGLVTPRTHISLSEVPPSEEEPQPEVPLGGLSEAADSLRELLRLPLRYPRALASLGLEVPRGVLLAGPPGVGKTQLVRAVARETGAELLAVSAPALQGARPGETEENVRRIFKRARELASRRPTLLFLDEVDALCPRRGGPHQAPESRVVAQVLTLLDGIGEDREVVVVGSTNRPDALDPALRRPGRFDREVVIGTPTLRQRKAILQVITSKMPISGQVDLNLLAEMTVGYVGADLTALCREAAMQALLHSEKNQDNPTIDETDFLEAFKKIRPSSFRSVIGVTDIKPVGWEQIGGLEDVKLKLKQSIEWPLKFPREFVRMGLTQPKGVLLYGPPGCAKTTLVRALATSCCCSFVSVSGADLFSPFVGDSEKILSQVFRQARANTPAIVFLDEIDSILGSRSISRTECNVQDRVLSVLLNELDGVGLKTIERRGSKSDQHGKCKQLEKNEELEFQEIFNSNVIVVAATNRPDVLDDALLRPGRLDKIIYIPPPDEKGRLSILKVCTKNTPMGPDVSLEKVAAETCFFSGADLGNLCKEAALLALQENGLEVTTVKQEHFLESLKTVKPSLSHKDLTLYKNLFQKKEFSILEDI, encoded by the exons ATGGCTCCGGACTCGGGTTCCTTTCCGGAAGGACCTCCCTTAAAGCTGCTACCCGTAGATACTAGGGATCGGGGCACCCAGCGCTGTCGTCTGGGCCCTACCGCCCTCCGCGCCTTAGGCGCCCACCTGGGCTCGGCGGTGAAGATCTCGCTGCCTGACGGTGGCTCCTGCCTGTGCACCGCCTGGCCGCGGCGGGATGGAGCGGACGGCTTTGTGCAGCTGGACCCGCAGTGCACGAGCCCGGGGTCGGCAGTGGGGGCGCCGGGGTCTGGGGGGATTATTAACCTGAACCGACTCCGCTTAGTGCCCTGCCCGCCCCTTCGGAGCCTCGCGGTGTGGCCGGAGTTGAGGGAGCAAGCGGGCGCGTCCGGTGCCCCGAGTCCAGCCGCGGTGCTGGAGGCGGTGCAGGAGCTGCTGAGGAACCGTCCAGTCTCTCAGGGCCACGTGGTGGCCGCTCCTCCAGGCGCTCCGGGTCCAGTGGCCGCCCTGCACATCGTTAGCGGGGCGCCCAGCCCGAATCCTGCTGGGTTGGTCACCCCTCGCACCCACATCAGTCTGAGCGAGGTGCCTCCGTCGGAGGAGGAGCCGCAGCCCGAGGTGCCCCTGGGGGGCCTTTCGGAGGCGGCCGACTCGCTGCGGGAGCTCCTCCGCCTGCCGCTCCGCTACCCCCGCGCCTTGGCCTCGCTGGGGCTAGAAGTGCCACGCGGGGTGCTCTTGGCCGGCCCCCCGGGAGTGGGCAAGACCCAGCTAGTGCGGGCAGTGGCCCGGGAGACGGGCGCGGAGCTGCTGGCGGTGAGCGCCCCAGCGCTGCAGGGCGCCCGGCCCGGGGAGACGGAGGAAAATGTGCGGCGGATCTTCAAGCGCGCCCGGGAGCTGGCCAGCCGCCGTCCCACCCTCCTCTTCCTGGACGAGGTGGACGCCCTGTGTCCCCGGCGGGGCGGCCCACACCAAGCCCCCGAGAGCCGCGTGGTGGCCCAGGTGTTGACGCTGCTGGACGGCATCGGTGAGGACCGCGAGGTGGTGGTTGTGGGATCCACCAACCGGCCGGATGCTCTAGACCCAGCGCTGCGCAGACCTGGGAGGTTCGACCGAGAG GTTGTCATTGGAACTCCCACTCTtagacaaagaaaggcaattctacAAGTGATTACTTCAAAGATGCCTATCTCTGGTCAAGTTGATTTGAACCTCCTTGCAGAAATGACAGTTGGCTATGTTGGCGCAGACCTGACTGCACTCTGTAGGGAGGCTGCCATGCAGGCTCTGCTTCATAGTGAGAAG AACCAGGACAATCCGACGATTGATGAAACAGACTTCCTTGAAGCTTTTAAAAAGATCCGACCCTCATCATTTCGAAGTGTCATTGGAGTGACAGACATCAAACCTGTTGGCTGGGAGCAAATTGGTGGCCTTGAAGatgtaaaactgaaattaaagCAG AGCATTGAATGGCCTCTGAAATTCCCTCGGGAATTTGTTAGGATGGGCCTGACACAACCAAAGGGAGTTCTCCTATATGGGCCCCCTGGGTGCGCCAAAACCACGCTGGTGAGGGCCCTGGCCACCAGCTGTTGTTGCTCTTTCGTTTCAGTGAGCGGAGCTGATCTCTTCTCGCCTTTTGTTGGAGATTCAGAGAAAATCTTGTCTCAG GTATTTCGACAAGCAAGAGCAAATACACCAGCAAttgtgtttttggatgagattgaTTCAATCTTGGGCTCTCGATCAATCAGCAGAACAGAATGTAATGTTCAAGATCGTGTTCTTTCTGTTCTCCTAAATGAATTAGATGGTGTTGGATTGAAGACTAtagagagaagaggaagtaaaTCAGATCAACATGGTAAATGCAAGCagctggaaaaaaatgaagag CTAGAGTTTCAAGAAATTTTCAATAGCAATGTCATCGTTGTTGCAGCAACAAATAGACCTGATGTGTTAGATGATGCCTTGTTACGGCCTGGAAGACTAGATAAGATTATTTATATTCCTCCTCCAGATGAAAAG gGAAGGCTTTCTATTCTGAAAGTCTGTACAAAAAACACGCCAATGGGGCCTGATGTTTCCTTAGAAAAGGTAGCAGCAGAAACCTGTTTTTTCTCTGGAGCTGATCTTGGAAACCTCTGCAAAGAA GCCGCCTTGCTGGCTTTGCAAGAAAATGGACTGGAAGTGACCACAGTGAAACAAGAGCACTTTCTAGAATCACTTAAGACTGTAAAACCGTCCTTAAGTCATAAGGATTTGACTTTATATAAAAActtatttcagaaaaaagaattttctatcttagaagatatttaa